In a single window of the Nocardioides sp. L-11A genome:
- a CDS encoding tripartite tricarboxylate transporter substrate binding protein — MHASRPRGSALVALLLALALAVAVGGCGVTRGSDDPSNRRLRMMIPNSVGGGYDLTGRAAARAMEDNDLTGRFEITNVQGASGTVAMQRLVNEKGADDVMMLMGLGVVGAVYTNKSSATPLKMTPIARLVEEQEGILVPADSPFETIDDLVAAWREDPGGLAVGGGSSNGGPDHLFPMQLADAIGVDPKQVNYISYDGGGPLTTALLGAKIDVGMSGLGEFEGQIEDGKLRVLAVSGAEPLDGIDAPTLTEAGVDLVFTNWRGVLAPPGISDAQRDYLTELLTEMHDTPEWREALEANGWTDNFATGQEFEDFLAEQDDRVADTLKELGLA, encoded by the coding sequence ATGCACGCGAGTCGACCGAGGGGCTCCGCCCTCGTCGCGCTCCTCCTCGCCCTGGCGCTCGCCGTGGCCGTCGGCGGCTGCGGGGTCACCCGCGGCTCGGACGACCCGAGCAATCGGCGGCTGCGGATGATGATCCCCAACAGCGTCGGCGGCGGCTACGACCTCACCGGCCGCGCCGCGGCCCGGGCGATGGAGGACAACGACCTCACCGGTCGCTTCGAGATCACCAATGTGCAGGGCGCGAGCGGCACCGTCGCGATGCAGCGACTGGTCAACGAGAAGGGCGCCGACGACGTCATGATGCTCATGGGTCTCGGCGTGGTCGGCGCGGTCTACACCAACAAGTCGAGCGCCACCCCGCTCAAGATGACGCCGATCGCCCGGCTGGTCGAGGAGCAGGAGGGCATCCTGGTGCCCGCCGACTCGCCGTTCGAGACCATCGACGATCTCGTGGCCGCCTGGCGGGAGGACCCGGGCGGCCTCGCCGTCGGCGGCGGCTCCAGCAACGGCGGTCCCGACCATCTGTTCCCGATGCAGCTCGCCGACGCCATCGGTGTGGATCCGAAGCAGGTCAACTACATCTCCTATGACGGCGGCGGGCCCCTCACGACCGCGCTGCTCGGCGCGAAGATCGACGTCGGCATGTCCGGCCTCGGCGAGTTCGAGGGCCAGATCGAGGACGGCAAGCTGCGGGTCCTCGCGGTCTCCGGTGCCGAGCCCCTCGACGGGATCGACGCGCCGACCCTCACCGAGGCGGGCGTCGACCTCGTCTTCACCAACTGGCGCGGCGTCCTCGCGCCCCCCGGCATCTCCGACGCGCAGCGGGACTACCTCACCGAGCTGCTCACCGAGATGCACGACACCCCTGAATGGCGCGAGGCGCTCGAGGCCAACGGCTGGACCGACAACTTCGCCACCGGCCAGGAGTTCGAGGACTTCCTCGCCGAGCAGGACGACCGTGTCGCCGACACGCTGAAGGAGCTGGGACTCGCATGA
- a CDS encoding tripartite tricarboxylate transporter TctB family protein, giving the protein MSNDVIHEPGARVVDKAQYGLAAFLVLAGGYVLIDAAGLEDGFADQPVQPYTLPYVVGAALVLLGVLLALATARGDRPEAEDGEDVDLTQGTDVRTVGLLVLVLVANIALIDVLGWAITGALLFAGSAVVLGSRSWVRDLAVGAALSVGSWYGFYVGLGIPIPAGILDGVL; this is encoded by the coding sequence ATGAGCAACGACGTGATCCACGAGCCGGGAGCCCGGGTCGTCGACAAGGCCCAGTACGGCCTGGCCGCCTTCCTGGTGCTGGCCGGCGGCTACGTGCTCATCGACGCCGCGGGGCTGGAGGACGGCTTCGCCGACCAACCGGTCCAGCCCTACACCCTCCCCTACGTCGTGGGCGCGGCGCTCGTGCTCCTCGGCGTCCTGCTCGCGCTCGCGACCGCCCGCGGCGACCGTCCCGAGGCCGAGGACGGTGAGGACGTCGACCTGACCCAGGGCACCGACGTCCGCACCGTCGGCCTGCTGGTCCTCGTGCTGGTCGCCAATATCGCGCTGATCGACGTCCTGGGCTGGGCGATCACCGGGGCCCTGCTGTTCGCCGGCTCGGCCGTCGTCCTGGGCAGCCGCAGCTGGGTCCGCGATCTCGCCGTCGGCGCCGCGCTGTCGGTCGGCAGCTGGTACGGCTTCTACGTCGGCCTCGGGATCCCGATCCCCGCCGGGATCCTGGACGGAGTGCTCTGA
- a CDS encoding tripartite tricarboxylate transporter permease: MDLLLDGFQTALTPENLLFAALGVLLGTAVGVLPGIGPAMTLALLLPVTYSVGADSAIIMFAGIYYGGMYGGSTTSILLNTPGESSSVITAIEGNKMAKAGRAAQALATAAIGSFVAGSIATVLLWIVTPQVADIVVTLGSPSYFALMVLALFAVTAVLGASKLRGFIALFLGLAVGLVGTSTGQARLTFGEPLLADGIDIVVVAVALFAIGEALWVAAHLRRKPLEIIPVGQPWMSRDDWGRSWKPWLRGTAFGFPFGALPAGGAELPTFLSYATEKKLSKHPEEFGKGAIEGVAGPEAANNASAAGTLVPLLALGLPTTATAAIMLVALQGYGFQTGPTLMDDHPDLVWGLLASLFVANALLLVLNLPMAPLWAKLLRIPRPYLYAGILFFASLGAYSVNFQAFDLALLLVIGVLGFVMRRFGIPVLPLIIGVILGPKLEEQLTTALKISQGDVSTLWSEPVAVVVYAVMALLLVAMTVAGLRRPAAPDPTPTDTEKELVER, translated from the coding sequence ATGGACCTGCTCCTCGACGGCTTCCAGACCGCCCTCACCCCCGAGAACCTGCTCTTCGCCGCGCTCGGCGTCCTGCTCGGCACCGCCGTCGGCGTGCTCCCGGGCATCGGCCCGGCGATGACCCTGGCTCTGCTGCTGCCGGTGACCTACAGCGTCGGCGCGGACAGCGCGATCATCATGTTCGCCGGCATCTACTACGGCGGCATGTACGGCGGCTCGACCACCTCGATCCTGCTCAACACACCCGGTGAGTCCTCGTCGGTGATCACGGCGATCGAGGGCAACAAGATGGCCAAAGCAGGACGGGCGGCGCAGGCCCTCGCCACGGCGGCGATCGGCTCGTTCGTGGCCGGCAGCATCGCGACGGTGCTGCTGTGGATCGTCACCCCGCAGGTGGCCGACATCGTCGTCACCCTCGGCTCCCCGTCGTACTTCGCGCTGATGGTGCTGGCACTCTTCGCCGTCACCGCGGTGCTCGGCGCGTCCAAGCTGCGCGGCTTCATCGCGCTCTTCCTCGGCCTGGCCGTCGGCCTGGTCGGCACCAGCACCGGACAGGCCCGGCTCACCTTCGGCGAGCCCCTGCTCGCCGACGGCATCGACATCGTGGTGGTCGCGGTCGCGCTGTTCGCGATCGGCGAGGCGCTCTGGGTCGCCGCGCACCTGCGCCGCAAGCCGCTGGAGATCATCCCCGTGGGCCAGCCGTGGATGAGCCGGGACGACTGGGGCCGGTCGTGGAAGCCGTGGCTGCGCGGCACCGCCTTCGGCTTCCCGTTCGGCGCACTGCCGGCGGGGGGCGCGGAGCTGCCGACCTTCCTGTCCTATGCGACCGAGAAGAAGCTCTCGAAGCATCCCGAGGAGTTCGGCAAGGGCGCGATCGAGGGCGTCGCCGGGCCGGAGGCGGCCAACAACGCCTCGGCGGCGGGCACCCTGGTGCCGCTGCTCGCGCTGGGCCTGCCGACGACCGCGACCGCCGCCATCATGCTGGTCGCGCTGCAGGGCTACGGCTTCCAGACCGGACCGACCCTGATGGACGACCACCCGGATCTGGTCTGGGGCCTGCTCGCCAGCCTGTTCGTGGCCAATGCGCTGCTGCTGGTCCTCAACCTGCCGATGGCCCCGCTGTGGGCGAAGCTGCTGCGGATCCCCCGGCCCTACCTGTACGCCGGCATCCTCTTCTTCGCCTCCCTCGGCGCCTACAGCGTGAACTTCCAGGCGTTCGACCTGGCGCTGCTGCTGGTCATCGGCGTCCTCGGCTTCGTCATGCGCCGCTTCGGCATCCCCGTGCTGCCCCTGATCATCGGCGTCATCCTCGGCCCCAAGCTCGAGGAGCAGCTGACCACCGCCCTGAAGATCTCGCAGGGCGACGTCAGCACCCTGTGGAGCGAACCGGTCGCCGTCGTGGTGTACGCCGTGATGGCGCTGCTGCTCGTCGCCATGACCGTCGCCGGCCTCCGCAGGCCAGCGGCGCCGGACCCGACTCCCACCGACACCGAGAAGGAGCTGGTCGAGCGATGA
- a CDS encoding universal stress protein yields the protein MSTPGSIVAAYSADRYGEAAVEHAAALARKEGARLVVVNASLGSSLVDARFAHDADIAALRDRLAADGLDVVVRHDVVDDVADAVIAAADEERADLIVVGIRHRTPVGKLLLGSVAQRIILEAHCPVLAVKPAG from the coding sequence ATGAGCACTCCCGGGAGCATCGTGGCCGCCTACAGCGCGGACCGGTACGGCGAGGCGGCGGTCGAGCATGCCGCCGCACTCGCCCGCAAGGAGGGCGCGCGCCTCGTGGTCGTCAACGCGTCGCTCGGCAGCAGTCTGGTCGACGCCCGGTTCGCCCACGACGCGGACATCGCCGCGCTGCGCGACCGGCTGGCCGCCGACGGTCTCGACGTCGTGGTCCGCCACGACGTGGTCGACGACGTCGCCGATGCCGTCATCGCCGCGGCGGACGAGGAGCGCGCCGACCTGATCGTGGTCGGCATCCGGCACCGCACCCCGGTCGGCAAGCTCCTGCTCGGCAGCGTCGCCCAGCGGATCATCCTCGAGGCGCACTGCCCGGTGCTGGCGGTCAAGCCCGCCGGCTGA